The Xenopus laevis strain J_2021 chromosome 5L, Xenopus_laevis_v10.1, whole genome shotgun sequence genome has a segment encoding these proteins:
- the LOC121393919 gene encoding vicilin-like seed storage protein At2g18540: MDSTINMIKQIRSQLEEDSRMETHERVKRKREQSPETNNKRPHQKTERARERRRRKRERRRQRLLYEKKEEQRWKRPRSSDRDEAEEGESAWKRPHMDEERCDPLDISSYNFHHELGNGSFGNVSNTCMFYLSAIKHSPYS, encoded by the exons ATGGACTCTACAATCAATATGATCAAGCAAATAAGATCTCAGCTTGAGGAGGACAGCAGGATGGAAACACATGAGAGGGTTAAGAGAAAGAGGGAGCAAAGCCCAGAGACAAACAACAAAAGACCCCACCAAAAGACAGAGCGAGCAAGGGagaggagaaggaggaagagggagaggaGGAGACAGAGGCTCTTGTATGAGAAGAAGGAAGAGCAAAGGTGGAAAAGACCAAGAAGCAGCGACAGGGATGAAGCAGAAG AAGGAGAAAGTGCCTGGAAGAGACCACACATGGATGAAGAAAGATGTGATCCACTGGACATTTCCAGCTACAATTTCCATCACGAGCTGGGCAATGGATCAtttggcaatgtgagcaataCATGCATGTTTTACTTATCTGCCATTAAACATAGCCCATACAGTTAA